Proteins from a single region of Akkermansiaceae bacterium:
- a CDS encoding TIM barrel protein, producing the protein MWPGLVGKEPGTDHPPIPLDRMIELTVNASVNGRKFDGIDLFLFHPHTDPDISESDLRAMADKIAAAGLSVGSLVAPVWPGTVGGSAFGSAEDRKNFVLAIEKACRIAKILNDHGVRKSGVLRIDTAGGVDAFLEDPAGNTKKIAETFREAGKIAQQNGERLAAEGEICWGGMHSWKAMLDTLEATGMPDVVGFQADLAHTYLYLMGYNAPEAALLQPGYTDEEFWPAYKTLTDALRPWTIDFHVAQNDGTVHGTGSHDKTGRHCPADDPNGKLDIAKASTYWLKDADKRGIKHICWDGCMFPNETLEKQETWNTILGAMIKVDEAI; encoded by the coding sequence ATGTGGCCCGGCCTTGTCGGGAAAGAACCCGGCACCGACCACCCGCCGATCCCGCTCGACCGCATGATCGAGCTGACCGTCAACGCGTCCGTCAACGGCCGCAAATTCGACGGTATCGACCTGTTCCTGTTCCATCCTCATACGGACCCGGACATTTCCGAAAGCGACCTGCGCGCCATGGCGGACAAGATCGCCGCCGCCGGCCTGAGCGTCGGTTCGCTCGTTGCTCCGGTTTGGCCGGGCACCGTCGGTGGCAGCGCCTTCGGCTCCGCGGAGGACCGGAAGAACTTCGTGCTGGCCATCGAGAAAGCCTGCCGCATCGCGAAGATCCTCAATGACCATGGCGTGCGGAAGTCCGGCGTGCTCCGGATCGACACCGCCGGCGGAGTGGATGCTTTCCTGGAAGACCCTGCGGGCAACACGAAGAAGATCGCCGAGACCTTCCGCGAGGCGGGCAAGATCGCCCAACAGAACGGTGAGCGCCTCGCCGCCGAGGGTGAGATCTGCTGGGGTGGCATGCACTCGTGGAAAGCGATGCTGGATACGCTGGAGGCGACCGGCATGCCGGACGTCGTCGGCTTCCAGGCGGACCTCGCCCACACCTACCTTTACCTCATGGGCTACAACGCCCCGGAGGCCGCGCTGCTCCAGCCCGGCTACACTGACGAGGAGTTCTGGCCGGCCTACAAGACGCTGACCGACGCGCTGCGCCCGTGGACCATCGACTTCCACGTCGCCCAGAACGACGGCACCGTCCACGGCACCGGCTCCCACGACAAGACGGGCCGCCACTGCCCGGCGGACGATCCGAACGGCAAGCTGGATATCGCGAAGGCCTCCACCTACTGGCTCAAGGACGCGGACAAGCGCGGCATCAAGCACATCTGTTGGGACGGCTGCATGTTCCCGAACGAGACGCTCGAGAAGCAGGAAACCTGGAACACCATCCTTGGCGCGATGATCAAGGTGGACGAAGCCATCTGA
- a CDS encoding PIN domain-containing protein — MALILDSSLWVDFTRRKSPAALKAKIHPWIMDPRAVLCEMVAFEVLRHATVAERGPLTAQFSTLPLLATPPTLWREAAKLGQDCRDKGTNAGSMDLLIATIALHHRAELVTFDADYHAISAVSGLKVTVLSRAIP, encoded by the coding sequence ATGGCGCTGATCCTTGATTCCTCATTGTGGGTTGATTTCACCCGGAGAAAATCACCCGCCGCCCTGAAGGCGAAGATCCATCCATGGATCATGGATCCGCGCGCGGTTCTGTGCGAGATGGTTGCGTTCGAGGTGCTGCGGCACGCCACGGTCGCCGAGCGTGGTCCGCTCACGGCGCAGTTTTCCACTCTCCCGTTGCTGGCGACTCCGCCTACCCTCTGGCGGGAGGCCGCAAAGCTGGGCCAGGATTGCCGCGACAAGGGAACCAATGCGGGATCGATGGATCTTCTGATAGCCACCATCGCCCTTCATCACCGTGCGGAGCTGGTGACTTTTGATGCTGACTATCACGCGATCTCCGCTGTTTCAGGGTTGAAGGTCACGGTTCTCAGCAGGGCGATACCCTGA
- a CDS encoding carboxymuconolactone decarboxylase family protein translates to MNEEATIPKARIEHWKTAPDTMKAMIALEGAVRSSGIDPKLYELIKLRASQINGCAYCMDMHFNDLLKGGESIQRLNLLPVWQEVRHLYTPAERAVLRWTELLTELPGGRVTDDDFAELRAHFSEEQIPQITLAIATINAWNRFGVGFRLPVAPLQ, encoded by the coding sequence ATGAACGAAGAAGCCACCATTCCGAAGGCCCGTATCGAACACTGGAAAACCGCGCCGGACACCATGAAGGCCATGATCGCTCTGGAAGGCGCCGTCCGTTCCTCGGGCATCGACCCGAAGCTCTACGAACTCATCAAGCTCCGCGCCTCCCAGATCAACGGTTGCGCCTACTGCATGGACATGCATTTCAACGACCTGCTGAAAGGCGGGGAGAGCATCCAGCGGCTGAACCTCCTGCCGGTATGGCAGGAAGTCCGCCACCTCTACACCCCGGCGGAGCGGGCCGTGCTGCGCTGGACGGAGCTGCTCACGGAACTTCCCGGCGGCCGTGTGACCGATGACGATTTCGCCGAACTCCGCGCCCATTTCAGCGAGGAACAGATCCCGCAGATCACCCTCGCCATCGCCACCATCAACGCGTGGAATCGCTTCGGCGTCGGCTTCCGCCTGCCCGTGGCCCCGCTGCAGTGA
- a CDS encoding RNA polymerase sigma-70 factor: protein MSAPEECRALLFSIAYRMLGRVAEAEDMVQETYLRWHRLEDTSTIREPKAWLTTALTRLCIDQMRSARRQREEYVGTWLPEPIIGENDGSPVDLADSLGTAFMMMLEELSPVERAVFLLREAFGHDYDAIAEIVGKSAANCRQMVSRAKTRLSRAEEAQPTATEEAERLVKEFIQATQTGELTELIAMLTEDAVLYSDGGGKVRAAILPIHGPDKIGRMFIGLRRFHPDSPPPARFVRINGSPGVIIRGGDGNLSAMTFAFGGGKLKAIYIVRNPDKLAGVAP, encoded by the coding sequence ATGTCAGCCCCCGAAGAGTGCCGCGCCCTGCTTTTCAGCATCGCCTACCGCATGCTCGGCCGCGTGGCGGAGGCGGAGGACATGGTGCAGGAAACCTACCTCCGCTGGCACCGGCTGGAGGATACCTCAACCATCCGGGAGCCGAAGGCCTGGCTCACCACCGCGCTCACCCGCCTGTGCATCGACCAGATGCGCTCCGCCCGCCGCCAGCGGGAGGAGTACGTGGGCACCTGGCTGCCGGAACCCATCATAGGGGAAAATGACGGCTCCCCCGTTGATCTGGCCGACTCTCTGGGCACCGCCTTCATGATGATGCTGGAGGAACTGTCGCCCGTGGAGCGGGCGGTGTTCCTGCTGCGCGAGGCTTTCGGCCACGACTACGACGCCATCGCGGAGATCGTCGGCAAGTCCGCCGCGAATTGCCGCCAGATGGTGTCGCGGGCAAAGACCCGCCTGAGCCGCGCCGAGGAGGCCCAACCCACCGCCACCGAGGAGGCGGAGCGGTTGGTGAAGGAATTCATCCAGGCAACGCAGACCGGCGAACTCACGGAACTGATCGCCATGCTGACGGAGGATGCCGTCCTTTACAGCGATGGCGGGGGAAAGGTGCGCGCCGCCATCCTGCCGATCCACGGCCCGGACAAGATCGGCCGCATGTTCATCGGCCTGCGGCGCTTCCATCCGGACAGCCCGCCGCCAGCGAGGTTCGTCCGCATCAACGGATCGCCCGGCGTCATCATCCGCGGCGGCGACGGCAATCTCAGTGCGATGACATTCGCCTTCGGCGGCGGAAAGCTGAAGGCCATCTACATCGTCCGGAATCCCGACAAACTGGCGGGCGTGGCTCCATGA
- a CDS encoding LamG domain-containing protein, producing the protein MKLLVGSFLVLLGGMACAGDADRVLKTPDLIAFWDFQEPAGSPRVSKGGTQALSLVEKKGEVARVEGGVFGPHAAEIAYGQRFQIDRKDVGPLDLHGKEAQVTVVAWVKRRDKQAWQAIAGLWDETRAKRQYCLFLNAPTATRADEMKRYPVDNRIHGHVSAIGGGTPGNKYCITYSSGATKIPLGEWQCLAMSYDGKASRVFVNGKLDAWEQRNPLPYADGLFDGGADGSDFTVGAVHRGGSWGNFFGGTIGGLAVFKRALAEEEIAALAEAGR; encoded by the coding sequence ATGAAACTGCTGGTCGGATCTTTTCTGGTGTTGTTGGGCGGCATGGCGTGCGCGGGCGATGCCGACCGTGTGCTGAAGACGCCGGATCTCATCGCCTTCTGGGACTTCCAGGAACCAGCGGGCAGCCCCCGCGTCTCCAAGGGCGGCACGCAGGCACTCTCGCTGGTGGAGAAGAAGGGCGAGGTCGCACGCGTGGAGGGCGGGGTCTTCGGCCCCCACGCCGCGGAAATCGCCTACGGCCAGCGTTTCCAGATCGACCGCAAGGACGTGGGGCCGCTCGATCTCCACGGAAAGGAAGCGCAGGTGACCGTGGTGGCATGGGTGAAGCGCCGCGACAAGCAGGCTTGGCAGGCCATCGCCGGACTGTGGGATGAAACCCGCGCGAAGCGGCAATACTGCCTTTTCCTCAACGCACCCACCGCCACCCGGGCAGATGAAATGAAACGCTACCCGGTGGACAACCGAATCCACGGCCATGTTTCCGCCATCGGCGGCGGCACCCCCGGCAACAAGTACTGCATCACCTACTCCAGCGGAGCGACGAAGATCCCTCTCGGCGAATGGCAGTGTCTGGCGATGAGCTATGACGGAAAGGCTTCGCGCGTTTTCGTGAACGGAAAGCTGGATGCCTGGGAACAGCGGAATCCGCTTCCCTATGCCGACGGCCTCTTCGACGGCGGCGCGGACGGCTCCGACTTCACCGTAGGCGCGGTGCACCGCGGCGGCTCCTGGGGGAATTTTTTCGGCGGAACCATTGGCGGCCTGGCCGTGTTCAAGCGGGCGCTGGCGGAGGAGGAGATCGCCGCACTGGCGGAGGCCGGGCGCTGA
- a CDS encoding SGNH/GDSL hydrolase family protein produces the protein MRILPIIAAAVAAISPLHAQEQAKANELSVRGGLPNFFDKLKKGEEVRVGYLGGSITAANGWRVKSLKWLKEQYPDAKLSEINATIGGTGSDLGVFRADQDVISKKPDLLFVEFAVNDGGPAEKVQRCMEGIVRQTWKADPTTDICFVYTLSEPMLPAYKDGKFTTVATAMEGVADHYRIPSIAFGPEVTKQVLDGSLIFTGKPDPAKPGQRFFTGDAVHPNDTGHEVYQTVIARSLTAMKDSGTGGPHKLAGMEPLRADNWENAKIVPITQSMLKGKWTKQDPTQPGPAKTFHNRVPELWKAEEPGASIEFILEGTVAQVYGLVGPDGGEVEIKVDELAPKKALLFDKYCTYHRLGKMDLFSAPSADRHTISVTLTANMPDKAKILSEENRKKMEANPEPYAKAVWYAGSLLVLGDVAE, from the coding sequence ATGCGAATCCTTCCCATCATCGCCGCGGCAGTTGCCGCCATCTCGCCACTGCATGCCCAGGAGCAGGCAAAGGCCAATGAACTGTCCGTCCGTGGCGGACTGCCGAACTTCTTCGACAAGCTGAAGAAAGGGGAGGAAGTCCGCGTCGGCTACCTGGGTGGCAGCATCACCGCCGCGAACGGCTGGAGGGTGAAATCCCTCAAGTGGCTGAAGGAACAGTATCCCGACGCGAAACTGTCCGAGATCAACGCGACCATCGGCGGCACGGGTTCCGATCTGGGGGTGTTCCGTGCCGACCAGGATGTCATTTCGAAGAAGCCGGACCTCTTGTTCGTCGAGTTCGCGGTGAATGACGGTGGCCCTGCGGAAAAGGTCCAGCGCTGCATGGAGGGGATCGTCCGGCAGACCTGGAAGGCGGACCCCACGACGGACATCTGCTTTGTCTATACCCTGTCCGAGCCGATGCTCCCGGCTTACAAGGATGGGAAATTCACCACCGTGGCGACCGCCATGGAGGGTGTGGCGGACCACTACCGGATCCCCAGCATCGCCTTCGGCCCGGAGGTCACGAAGCAGGTGCTGGACGGCTCCCTCATCTTCACCGGCAAGCCGGACCCGGCGAAGCCCGGCCAGCGCTTCTTCACCGGCGATGCCGTCCACCCGAATGATACCGGCCATGAGGTCTATCAGACCGTCATCGCCCGCAGCCTCACCGCCATGAAGGACTCCGGTACCGGTGGTCCGCACAAGCTCGCCGGGATGGAACCGCTGCGCGCGGACAACTGGGAGAACGCGAAGATCGTCCCCATCACCCAGTCGATGCTGAAGGGCAAGTGGACCAAGCAGGATCCCACCCAACCCGGACCGGCGAAAACATTCCATAACCGTGTGCCGGAACTCTGGAAAGCGGAGGAACCCGGTGCCTCCATCGAGTTCATCCTGGAAGGAACGGTCGCGCAGGTCTATGGACTGGTTGGCCCGGATGGCGGGGAAGTGGAGATCAAGGTGGATGAACTGGCTCCGAAGAAGGCGCTGCTCTTCGACAAGTACTGCACCTACCACCGCCTCGGGAAGATGGACCTTTTCTCCGCCCCGTCCGCCGACCGCCACACGATCTCCGTGACGCTCACCGCGAACATGCCGGACAAGGCGAAGATCCTTTCCGAGGAGAACCGCAAGAAGATGGAGGCGAATCCGGAGCCGTATGCGAAGGCGGTCTGGTATGCGGGATCCCTGCTGGTGCTGGGTGATGTCGCGGAGTGA